The Fulvia fulva chromosome 13, complete sequence genome window below encodes:
- a CDS encoding MAT+ sexual cell fertilization-promoting factor — protein sequence MATQITSYPQPAYDDDYYRVQRGILAAWLGGAKQIAVPITDMLVLGPERFEELRTNLEFQLNTGFDYLIDTSASIIGLKPVSPMTSPISASQPSTNAAASTKKSVAKVARPKNAFMIYRLNHHASVSAAYPGMHNNDISKIIGNMWSRESQAVKDEYKQRAEDEKRQHAIAHPGYQYQPRKPSEKKKRMTKNKLAKLAAVSRSTDATTDATTVPAQQNEQTTVDTFTPPYQNNTSQLTILDGTPLAAFDVFPGFAGDDGLHDQLELFNSQQPQLPANAGSIAVAAGPLTSDDSWLCLPAEDSLPTNDDGAEAQAFAEWASNPTTTGEGARTQDPFAEQYRQEQLDKELENLGLYFDVEGASGAPGVPDGFAPADNWQPLYTGEA from the exons ATGGCTACTcagatcacttcctaccCGCAACCGGCCTACGACGACGACTACTACAGGGTCCAGCGAGGGATCCTCGCCGCATGGCTCGGCGGCGCTAAGCAGATAGCTGTGCCAATCACTGACATGCTCGTACTGGGTCCCGAGAGATTTGAAGAGCTCAGGACGAACCTCGA GTTCCAGCTCAACACCGGGTTCGACTACCTCATCGACACATCTGCAAGCATCATCGGCCTCAAGCCTGTTTCGCCCATGACGAGCCCCATCTCTGCAAGCCAGCCCAGCACCAATGCCGCTGCATCCACGAAGAAGAGCGTGGCGAAGGTTGCACGCCCAAAGAACGCATTCATGATCTACCGTCTCAACCACCACGCAAGCGTCTCAGCTGCGTACCCTGGAATGCATAACAATGACATCT CCAAGATCATCGGCAACATGTGGTCTCGCGAGAGTCAAGCTGTCAAAGACGAGTACAAGCAGAGAGCTGAG GACGAGAAGCGCCAGCATGCGATCGCCCATCCAGGCTACCAGTACCAGCCACGCAAGCCATccgagaagaagaagcgcATGACCAAGAACAAGCTGGCCAAGCTTGCTGCAGTGTCCCGCAGCACCGACGCTACCACAGATGCGACCACGGTCCCAGCCCAACAGAATGAGCAGACCACCGTCGACACCTTCACACCGCCTTACCAGAACAACACTTCACAGCTCACCATCCTCGATGGCACACCTCTCGCCGCCTTCGATGTCTTCCCTGGCTTCGCTGGTGACGATGGACTTCACGACCAGCTGGAGCTGTTCAACTCCCAGCAGCCACAGCTGCCAGCGAATGCAGGCAGCATTGCGGTGGCTGCCGGTCCTCTCACCTCCGACGACTCATGGCTGTGCCTGCCGGCTGAAGACAGTCTTCCTACGAACGATGATGGCGCTGAGGCGCAGGCCTTCGCCGAGTGGGCCTCCAATCCTACCACCACTGGCGAGGGAGCTCGCACGCAGGACCCCTTCGCTGAGCAGTATCGCCAAGAGCAGCTTGATAAGGAGCTAGAGAACCTTGGTCTCTACTTCGACGTGGAGGGTGCCTCTGGCGCCCCTGGCGTCCCAGATGGCTTCGCCCCCGCTGACAACTGGCAGCCACTCTATACTGGCGAGGCTTGA
- a CDS encoding DNA-(apurinic or apyrimidinic site) endonuclease 2, translating to MRLTTWNVNGIRNPFSYPPWNTTRSYSSMFDILESDIVVMQELKIQRKDLRDDMVLVDGWDCYFSLPKHKKGYSGVGIYTRNATCAPIRAEEGLLGVLPSPSGLPYRELPEEQSIGGYPSALQTAELGVDAAALDAEGRCVVVEFPAFVLFGVYSPANSMGNRDDFRFGFINALDCRIRNLVKEGKNVVLLGDLNVSRHEIDSAPTLEDIRKGLGTREQYLMSPNRRIFNQMLVDGEVLDERDEGREKGVLWDTSRLFHPDRKGMYTCWETKTNARPGNYGARIDFVLVSEKMKDWLKDANIQEGLLGSDHCPVYGDFKDKVAMDGKDVSFLDVMNPPGWFVEGERKVEWKITSTPLFSAKRMPEFDKRRSIKAMFAAPSLKKAQASTQPAASENNAEASAIDAIASAASPVKTDIDTATIVDSSNSKVDTPPPTSIASPVKRKPSAAKEQPVKRQKPEPKSNGTKTQSTKGQQSLKGFFQSKNPPPVQLPTEPAQTLDINGVSSAETTVTETADSEFPRPTTQSEPSQTPSSTQPSTAASQSPSPRQFASQLATAEKTQRTWGALFAKPVAPLCEGHAEPCKSMQTKKKGSNQGRSFWMCARPLGPSGEKEKGTQWRCGTFIWCGDWDARSKEAKDVAAATDTSNGLGGVQKQGESEKAWTEKFENR from the exons ATGAGACTCACTACCTG GAACGTCAACGGCATCCGCAACCCGTTCTCCTACCCGCCATGGAACACGACGCGCAGCTACTCCTCCATGTTCGACATCCTCGAAAGCGACATCGTAGTCATGCAAGAGCTCAAGATCCAGCGCAAAGACCTTCGCGATGACATGGTGCTGGTAGATGGATGGGACTGCTACTTCAGTCTGCCGAAGCACAAGAAGGGATACTCAGGTGTGGGCATCTATACGCGAAACGCGACATGCGCGCCAATACGGGCAGAGGAGGGACTGCTGGGGGTGCTGCCTTCGCCTTCTGGGCTGCCGTATAGAGAGCTGCCGGAGGAGCAGAGTATAGGAGGATACCCCAGTGCTCTTCAGACGGCGGAATTGGGGGTAGATGCTGCGGCGCTGGATGCGGAGGGACGATGTGTAGTGGTGGAGTTCCCTGCTTTTGTGCTGTTTGGTGTGTACTCGCCTGCTAACAGTATGGGTAATCGAGATGACTTTCGTTTTGGGTTCATCAATGCTCTGGACTGCCGGATACGCAACCTGGTCAAGGAGGGCAAGAACGTGGTGCTGCTAGGGGATCTGAACGTATCGCGACACGAGATCGATTCTGCCCCAACTCTCGAGGACATCCGTAAAGGCTTGGGCACGAGAGAGCAGTACCTGATGTCGCCGAACCGCCGCATCTTCAACCAGATGCTCGTGGACGGAGAAGTGCTGGATGAGAGGGACGAAGGCAGGGAGAAGGGTGTGCTGTGGGATACCAGCAGGTTATTCCATCCTGATCGAAAGGGCATGTACACTTGTTGGGAGACGAAGACGAATGCTCGTCCTGGCAACTATGGTGCCAGAATCGACTTTGTGCTGGTGTCCGAGAAGATGAAGGACTGGCTCAAGGATGCGAACATTCAAGAGGGTCTGCTTGGGTCAGACCACTGTCCCGTGTACGGCGACTTCAAAGACAAGGTCGCTATGGACGGCAAAGATGTTTCCTTCCTGGATGTGATGAACCCCCCAGGCTGGTTTGTGGAGGGCGAGAGGAAGGTTGAGTGGAAGATAACATCCACGCCGCTCTTCTCAGCCAAGCGTATGCCAGAGTTCGACAAGAGGAGAAGCATCAAGGCAATGTTTGCGGCGCCTTCTCTGAAGAAAGCGCAGGCCTCGACCCAGCCAGCTGCGAGCGAGAACAATGCGGAAGCATCGGCCATTGATGCTATTGCCAGTGCTGCCTCGCCTGTCAAGACCGATATTGACACGGCTACTATTGTCGACAGCAGCAATAGCAAGGTAGATACGCCTCCGCCTACCTCGATAGCTTCTCCAGTCAAGCGGAAGCCTTCAGCAGCGAAAGAGCAACCAGTGAAGCGGCAGAAACCAGAGCCCAAGTCGAACGGCACGAAGACACAGTCAACGAAAGGCCAGCAGAGTCTGAAAGGCTTCTTCCAGTCAAAGAACCCACCTCCAGTACAGCTGCCAACAGAGCCAGCTCAAACACTGGACATCAATGGCGTTAGCTCTGCCGAGACTACAGTCACTGAGACAGCAGACAGCGAATTCCCCAGACCTACCACTCAAAGCGAGCCTTCTCAGACACCATCCAGCACCCAACCCTCCACCGCCGCCAGCCAATCCCCCTCCCCACGCCAATTCGCCTCCCAACTCGCCACCGCCGAGAAAACCCAACGAACCTGGGGCGCCCTCTTCGCCAAACCCGTCGCGCCCCTCTGCGAAGGCCACGCCGAACCCTGCAAAAGCATGCAAACAAAGAAAAAAGGCAGCAACCAAGGCCGCTCCTTCTGGATGTGCGCGCGTCCGCTCGGTCCAAGCGGTGAGAAAGAGAAAGGAACACAATGGAGATGTGGAACCTTCATCTGGTGTGGTGATTGGGATGCAAGATCAAAGGAGGCGAAGGATGTTGCTGCTGCTACGGATACGTCGAATGGGTTGGGTGGTGTGCAGAAGCAGGGTGAGAGTGAGAAGGCGTGGACGGAGAAGTTTGAGAATCGATAG
- a CDS encoding Zn(2)-C6 fungal-type transcription factor afumD, whose amino-acid sequence MDRIGSGSEATANGALHEHSAQDSQHSHGSARSHGSRSSRTPTPARESKKPRAPHTKSRQGCLRCKRRRVKCNEQRPKCRACQIRNESCKYPDLVACSTCLRTDCICFNDPIPPAQQRADDSAVDFEFIYHYGRFTYDTVAVEPITENAKPLFQPPACLQHPFLMDLFMALAATHLATSNPAEASKYIVHAIRYQNRAFGRFSGVLVDPKVEDCLPMFLFSAMLGILQLALSRVPRPTDQSQSIPPIETLLELRRLWRGSKSILQHSRGIMSSENYQSIFDDDEAPRREHLKTPVSDKDLQGECYGPLNDLLNLVDATFPTDSTSFPIPIQEIDPAAVSDDEACKLAVAWLRRITGLHLSSRPAQLLAWPVVIPEKFLHLVQAENPRAQAICACYGFLLRRLNDRWWAHGFGQDLILQLASPRNRAIYAEFYRRLFESAMTDG is encoded by the exons ATGGACCGAATTGGGAGTGGGAGTGAGGCTACGGCTAATGGTGCACTGCATGAACACAGTGCGCAAGACTCTCAACACTCCCATGGCTCCGCGCGCTCGCATGGCTCGCGAAGTTCGCGCACACCAACGCCAGCGAGAGAAAGCAAGAAGCCGCGAGCTCCACATACGAAGTCGAGGCAAGGGTGTCTACGGTGCAAGAGGCGGAGGGTGAAG TGTAACGAACAACGACCCAAATGCCGCGCATGCCAGATCCGTAACGAGAGCTGCAAGTACCCCGACCTAGTAGCCTGCTCAACATGTCTACGCACCGACTGCATCTGCTTCAACGACCCCATCCCCCCAGCCCAACAACGCGCAGACGACTCCGCCGTCGACTTCGAGTTCATCTACCACTACGGCCGCTTCACCTACGACACAGTCGCCGTCGAGCCCATCACCGAGAACGCCAAACCCCTCTTCCAGCCACCAGCATGTCTCCAGCACCCCTTCCTCATGGACCTCTTCATGGCCCTTGCCGCCACACACCTCGCCACCTCGAACCCAGCCGAAGCGTCCAAATACATTGTCCACGCGATCCGCTACCAGAACCGCGCCTTTGGCCGCTTCAGCGGAGTCCTAGTCGACCCGAAAGTAGAAGACTGCCTCCCCATGTTCCTCTTCTCCGCCATGCTCGGTATCCTCCAACTAGCCCTCTCCCGCGTCCCCCGACCCACCGACCAATCCCAATCCATCCCCCCAATCGAAACGCTCCTCGAACTCCGCCGTCTATGGCGCGGCTCAAAATCTATCCTCCAGCACTCACGCGGCATCATGTCCTCGGAGAACTACCAATCCATCTTCGACGACGATGAAGCCCCACGACGCGAACACCTCAAGACTCCCGTTAGCGACAAGGATCTGCAAGGCGAATGCTACGGCCCTCTGAATGATCTGCTCAATCTCGTCGATGCTACGTTTCCGACTGACTCTACATCTTTTCCAATCCCGATCCAGGAAATAGATCCAGCAGCCGTTTCGGACGACGAGGCTTGTAAGCTCGCCGTCGCGTGGCTTCGTCGTATTACCGGTCTGCATCTCAGCAGTCGGCCAGCGCAGCTGCTGGCGTGGCCGGTCGTGATCCCGGAGAAGTTCCTGCACTTGGTGCAAGCGGAGAATCCTAGGGCGCAGGCGATTTGTGCGTGTTATGGGTTTTTGTTGAGGAGGTTGAACGATCGGTGGTGGGCGCATGGGTTTGGGCAGGATTTGATCTTGCAGCTGGCGAGTCCTAGGAATAGGGCGATTTATGCGGAGTTTTATCGGAGGTTGTTTGAGAGTGCTATGACGGATGGATGA
- a CDS encoding Phosphoribosylaminoimidazole-succinocarboxamide synthase: MSNSQAITKIEVPGLKKIASGKVREIFEVDEETLLFVATDRISAYDVILENGVPSKGPILTTISNFWFNLIHSKIPGIKTHLISTQLPSSIPDDVKNQLEGRSMVVRRTPVVPLESIVRGYITGSAWSEYKSKGTVHGMKMPEGMKESEKFPKAVWTPSTKAEQGEHDENISKDRAIQIVGEDVAKRIEEASLEIYELAHAYALSRGIIIADTKFEFGLDPVTNELILIDEVLTPDSSRCWPKEQYEVGKAQSSYDKQYLRDWLTREGLKGKEGVAMPEAVVRETERKYREAMEMLMK, translated from the exons ATGTCGAACTCCCAGGCGATCACGAAGATTGAGGTCCCGGGTCTGAAGAAGATTGCGAGTGGGAAGGTTAGGGAGATTTTTGAGGTTGATGAGGAGACGTTACTGTTCGTGGCGACGGATCGTATTTCGGCGTATGATGTGATTTTGGAGAAT GGCGTCCCCTCCAAAGGCCCCATCCTAACCACCATCTCCAACTTCTGGTTCAACCTGATCCACTCCAAGATCCCCGGAATCAAGACGCATCTCATTTCTACCCAGCTTCCTTCCTCCATTCCCGATGATGTCAAGAACCAACTCGAAGGCCGCAGCATGGTGGTTCGCCGCACCCCCGTCGTCCCACTGGAGAGTATCGTGCGAGGCTACATTACAGGATCTGCATGGAGCGAGTACAAATCCAAGGGAACTGTGCATGGAATGAAGATGCCCGAGGGCATGAAGGAGAGTGAGAAGTTCCCGAAAGCGGTGTGGACGCCGAGTACGAAG GCAGAGCAGGGCGAGCACGACGAGAACATCTCCAAAGACCGCGCAATCCAGATCGTAGGCGAGGACGTGGCGAAGCGGATCGAGGAGGCGAGTCTCGAGATTTACGAGCTG GCACACGCCTACGCCCTCTCGCGCGGCATCATCATCGCAGACACGAAATTCGAATTCGGCCTCGATCCAGTCACCAACGAGCTCATCCTCATCGACGAAGTTCTCACACCAGACAGCTCGCGGTGCTGGCCGAAGGAGCAGTACGAAGTCGGCAAGGCGCAGAGTAGTTACGACAAGCAGTACTTGCGCGACTGGTTGACGAGGGAGGGGTTGAAGGGGAAGGAGGGGGTTGCGATGCCTGAGGCGGTGGTGAGGGAGACGGAGAGGAAGTATCGTGAGGCGATGGAGATGTTGATGAAGTGA
- a CDS encoding Palmitoyltransferase erf2, protein MAANFSDPNHRGTTFPTFLDNDPYPTSQDGRPLSASSTNTSEFIASQSREDIPSSTGPVGEPPPSRPTSGVTSNDPSYGRGGSRASWASPPMTPSSRRGFTAFHPKREDMGSRQSSRPGSAVGSTHVPSLISQGFSRPMSPQMLQAQRGQTIMNRTGSASGLRQNAFHQAQNSVAEEQEIPDRRHRYSNASVKTQQETEQPTRDGTASPPPLPASRGFSITSSSNGHGLQSAAGPGSVTTNNSIAPLNTRLQQDQQKAVPPTPKSPLSFRASLGLNSRHSSRRDTHDRKPSRSHEKLHSNPSSPLNTTNEKSMSNMAGNTKGTGNYAGKNYEYFAGNMLFFLSGRCLNTKAQPLNIATFILTVLPAALFFAFSAPWLWMNLSPAIPIVFAYVFFVTMSSFLHAAFSDPGILPRNLHPHPPNADEDKDPLTVGPPTTEWVLVKTFPGRKQPSPQADAENGSVNQGSTAMEVPTKYCKSCNIWRPPRAHHCRTCDACIESQDHHCVWLNNCVGRRNYRFFFGFVGFASLMAFLLLAFSLVHIGYYAQQNDLSFGTALGGRIQERIAFAMFIYSILALPYPGSLFVYHLFLVGRGETTREYLNSHKFLPKDRHRPFSQASLLRNWMAVLFRPRSPSYMSFKRPYQEGDTRLGYTMTKQQRIEKAKEDSKRYSIQGAEKKATQPDSGIEMSKLSSRGLSTREGDGSTTV, encoded by the coding sequence ATGGCTGCCAACTTCAGCGACCCTAACCACAGAGGCACCACATTCCCGACTTTCCTCGACAACGATCCCTACCCGACCTCACAGGATGGTCGGCCACTCTCAGCCTCGTCGACCAACACGTCAGAGTTCATCGCGAGCCAGAGCCGCGAAGACATCCCCTCGAGCACAGGTCCCGTAGGCGAGCCACCTCCTTCGCGACCAACGAGCGGCGTCACATCGAACGATCCCAGCTATGGTCGGGGAGGCTCACGTGCATCATGGGCGTCACCACCTATGACACCTTCCTCGAGAAGAGGCTTCACGGCCTTCCACCCGAAACGAGAGGACATGGGGAGCAGGCAGAGTAGCAGACCGGGCTCAGCCGTGGGGTCGACACATGTTCCAAGTCTCATTTCGCAGGGCTTCAGTCGGCCTATGAGTCCACAGATGCTACAGGCGCAAAGAGGTCAGACTATCATGAATCGGACTGGCTCGGCGTCTGGACTACGGCAGAACGCATTTCATCAAGCGCAGAACAGTGTCGCAGAAGAGCAGGAGATACCAGATCGCAGACATCGCTACAGCAATGCTTCAGTGAAAACACAGCAGGAGACAGAGCAGCCCACAAGAGATGGTACAGCCTCGCCTCCACCTCTACCAGCTAGTAGGGGCTTCTCGATCACCAGTTCGAGTAATGGGCATGGCCTGCAGAGCGCTGCTGGCCCGGGCAGTGTCACCACGAATAATAGTATTGCTCCGCTCAACACACGGTTACAACAAGATCAGCAAAAGGCTGTTCCACCAACACCGAAATCACCGCTTTCTTTCCGTGCGTCGCTCGGTCTCAATTCGAGACATTCCAGCAGACGAGACACGCACGACCGCAAGCCATCAAGATCACACGAAAAGCTGCACTCTAATCCAAGTTCTCCGCTCAACACAACGAACGAGAAATCAATGTCTAATATGGCGGGAAACACGAAGGGCACTGGAAACTATGCGGGCAAGAACTACGAATACTTTGCTGGAAACATGCTCTTCTTCTTGTCTGGAAGATGTCTGAACACGAAAGCGCAGCCCCTCAACATCGCCACCTTCATCTTGACGGTACTCCCTGCGGCACTGTTCTTCGCCTTCAGCGCACCTTGGTTATGGATGAACCTATCACCAGCCATTCCGATTGTGTTCGCCTACGTCTTCTTCGTGACGATGTCATCCTTCTTGCACGCAGCGTTCTCGGACCCTGGCATTCTTCCACGAAATTTACATCCGCATCCACCGAATGCAGACGAAGATAAGGACCCTCTGACTGTCGGTCCTCCGACCACCGAGTGGGTGCTGGTCAAGACATTCCCCGGTCGAAAGCAACCTTCGCCTCAAGCGGATGCCGAGAATGGATCTGTAAATCAAGGCTCAACAGCGATGGAAGTACCCACCAAGTACTGTAAGTCATGCAACATCTGGCGACCTCCACGCGCCCATCACTGCCGCACCTGCGACGCCTGCATCGAATCTCAAGACCACCACTGCGTCTGGCTCAACAACTGCGTCGGTCGTCGCAACTATCGCTTCTTCTTCGGCTTCGTGGGCTTCGCAAGTCTCATGGCCTTCCTCCTCCTCGCCTTCAGCCTGGTCCACATCGGCTACTACGCCCAGCAAAACGACCTATCCTTCGGCACAGCACTAGGCGGACGGATTCAGGAGCGCATCGCATTCGCGATGTTCATATATAGTATTCTGGCTCTACCCTACCCTGGTTCGCTGTTTGTGTACCATCTGTTCCTCGTTGGGAGGGGAGAAACGACGCGCGAGTATCTGAACAGCCACAAGTTCCTGCCCAAAGATCGTCATCGACCGTTCTCGCAGGCGAGTCTCTTGAGGAACTGGATGGCCGTACTCTTCAGGCCGAGAAGTCCGAGCTACATGAGCTTCAAGCGTCCTTACCAAGAAGGCGACACCCGACTCGGCTACACAATGACGAAGCAACAGAGGATCGAGAAAGCAAAGGAAGACTCGAAGCGGTATAGCATACAAGGTGCCGAGAAGAAGGCTACGCAACCAGATAGTGGGATCGAGATGAGCAAACTTTCATCGAGAGGCTTGTCGACACGGGAAGGAGATGGGTCTACCACGGTCTAG
- a CDS encoding Cytochrome b2, mitochondrial, whose protein sequence is MLPLHITKYRHHIGGQSEQTRLTYQSCCRTSLNTTTMSSSKVSVAEITKHSSADNCWVVVNGKVYDLTNFAPEHPGGAEVVYKWAGKDGSETYNQFHSSSLIDEQLSDSEKKGPLDESTITQTWLDAQNREMPGPDKEADPNERPPLASLINLDDFERAFEKAGSKKAWVYIWAGSNDLLSLHANKTWWAKLWFRPRIMRNVSSVNTRMKILGADVSMPVYIAPMGIAKQAGPQGEAALGAGAAGSGIVHCMSTTASMSIEEILASVPSTHPYFFQLYVDRKREKTEAVLQKLEKIEQIKAIFVTVDLAVVSKREADERLIVQETVSVYANSATSNVDKKGAGLARTTGGFIDPALDWGDIAWIRKYSSKPIVVKGVQSAADAKMAMQMGCQGIVVSNHGGRALDSSPGTVGILLEIRRDCPEAFQKMEVFVDGGVRRGSDVLKAVMIGARGVGVGRPFQCAVMYDQEGVEHCAAVLQDELETAMRLCGVTDLEKVRGDLSYLNTVELERMLPTRPAGPWSRWFGRTHSKL, encoded by the exons ATGTTGCCACTGCATATCACCAAGTATCGCCATCACATTGGAGGGCAAAGTGAGCAGACACGCCTCACCTATCAATCCTGTTGTCGTACTAGCCTCAACACCACCACCATGTCTTCCTCCAAAGTCTCCGTAGCGGAGATAACCAAACACTCCTCAGCAGACAACTGCTGGGTCGTCGTCAACGGCAAAGTCTACGACCTCACCAACTTCGCCCCCGAACACCCCGGAGGCGCCGAAGTGGTCTACAAATGGGCCGGCAAAGACGGCTCAGAAACCTACAACCAATTCCACTCCTCATCCCTCATCGACGAACAACTCTCAGATTCCGAAAAGAAAGGACCCCTCGACGAATCAACCATAACGCAAACCTGGCTCGACGCGCAAAATCGCGAAATGCCCGGCCCGGACAAAGAAGCTGATCCCAACGAGAGACCTCCTTTGGCGAGTTTGATCAATCTAGATGATTTCGAACGAGCATTCGAGAAAGCTGGCAGCAAGAAAGCCTGGGTCTACATCTGGGCCGGCTCCAACGATCTCCTATCCCTCCACGCGAACAAGACCTGGTGGGCGAAACTCTGGTTCCGACCGCGAATAATGCGCAACGTCTCGAGCGTGAACACCAGAATGAAGATCCTGGGCGCAGACGTCTCGATGCCTGTGTACATCGCCCCCATGGGGATCGCGAAGCAAGCTGGCCCTCAAGGAGAAGCTGCGCTGGGAGCTGGAGCGGCGGGGAGTGGGATTGTGCATTGCATGAGTACGACGGCGAGTATGTCGATTGAGGAGATCCTGGCGAGCGTGCCGTCGACGCATCCATATTTCTTTCAGCTGTACGTTGACCGGAAGAGGGAGAAGACGGAGGCAGTGTTGCAGAAGCTTGAGAAGATTGAGCAGATCAAGGCGATTTTCGTGACCGTTGATCTGGCAGTTGTGAGTAAACGGGAAGCGGATGAGAGGTTGATTGTGCAGGAGACGGTCTCTGTGTATGCGAATTCGGCGACGTCGAATGTTGATAAGAAAGGAGCTGGACTGGCGAGGACGACGGGTGGGTTCATTGATCCTGCGCTGGATTGGGGGGATATTGCGTGGATTCGGAAATATAGCTCGAAGCCGATTGTGGTGAAGGGGGTCCAGTCCGCGGCGGATGCGAAGATGGCGATGCAGATGGGGTGTCAGGGAATTGTGGTTAGTAATCATGGCGGCCGGGCGCTGGATTCGAGTCCAGGCACGGTCGGAATCTTGCTCGAGATTAGGCGCGACTGCCCCGAGGCTTTCCAGAAGATGGAAGTCTTCGTCGACGGCGGTGTCCGCAGAGGCAGTGATGTGCTGAAAGCGGTGATGATTGGAGCAAGAGGCGTGGGAGTGGGGAGGCCGTTCCAGTGTGCGGTTATGTATGATCAGGAAGGGGTGGAGCATTGTGCTGCTG TGCTGCAAGACGAACTCGAAACCGCCATGCGCCTCTGCGGCGTAACAGATCTCGAGAAAGTCCGAGGCGACCTCTCATACCTCAACACAGTCGAGCTCGAGCGAATGCTGCCTACTAGACCTGCAGGGCCATGGAGTCGGTGGTTTGGCAGGACGCATTCGAAGTTATAG
- a CDS encoding Putative carboxymethylenebutenolidase produces MLIQESHKDVPTQHGGDMRIFIFHPTIPNYPKAKFPGVVIFSEIYQVTGPVARFARQIASHGYIVAAPSSYHEFTGPEPLAYDGPGTDKGNAWKIEKKVSAYDEDATLSIDLLVGLDTCNGRIGATGMCLGGHLAFRAAFDKRVLASVCYFATDIHSKTLGEGKKDDSLERAARGDIKGETIMIFGKRDTHVPPAGRDLIRKTLHEAGTTFSFYEPAWAQHAFIRDELSKGRYDPAVAGICFQMLLELFGRTLSGDLGPRVNDSGEVEDVC; encoded by the exons ATGTTGATTCAGGAATCTCACAAAGATGTGCCTACGCAGCACGGCGGCGACATGC GTATCTTCATCTTTCACCCGACCATACCGAACTATCCCAAGGCCAAGTTTCCCGGTGTCGTGATCTTCAGCGAGATCTACCAAGTGACTGGGCCTGTCGCTCGCTTCGCCAGGCAGATCGCATCCCACGGCTACATCGTCGCCGCACCATCTTCCTACCACGAGTTCACCGGTCCCGAACCACTCGCCTACGACGGTCCTGGTACAGACAAGGGTAATGCTTGGAAGATTGAGAAAAAGGTATCCGCCTACGACGAGGACGCAACCCTGAGTATCGATCTTCTTGTCGGCTTAGACACTTGCAATGGCAGGATCGGTGCGACGGGAATGTGTCTTGGTGGTCATCTAGCTTTCCGTGCCGCCTTCGACAAGCGTGTGCTCGCCAGTGTGTGCTACTTCGCTACTGACATTCACTCGAAGACTCTAggagaaggcaagaaggatGATTCGCTTGAGAGAGCTGCTCGAGGCGACATTAAGGGCGAGACGATCATG ATCTTCGGCAAGCGCGACACTCACGTCCCTCCAGCAGGCCGAGACCTCATCCGCAAGACCTTGCACGAGGCCGGCACGACTTTCTCATTCTACGAGCCTGCTTGGGCACAACACGCCTTCATCAGAGACGAGCTGAGCAAAGGACGATACGATCCAGCTGTTGCAGGAATTTGCTTCCAAATGCTGCTCGAGCTGTTTGGCAGGACTTTGAGTGGCGATCTTGGTCCAAGAGTGAACGACAGTGGCGAGGTGGAAGACGTGTGCTAG